The following proteins are co-located in the Limanda limanda chromosome 5, fLimLim1.1, whole genome shotgun sequence genome:
- the LOC133001428 gene encoding olfactory receptor 5M1-like: MRNSSLQGLSLALPLTSFGNVLWFLFSVSLASSIIFLNMSVFVSILLNRALRSENRFMYMLSTCFSDICTGVTYYYVGVLDVKDNLDSPTRTYLMSPIFVVMTYTAILAAQADRYHAVASPFQYSRRMTRNRTVVVICAYWLFGFLLVAVNNLVAVDVARQIWGIGLLLSNIFTVIIMIGLNIRLFIIARFQLEKEPPSVERDTKRSSVYLILVVVMFFLATLLPILCYHIVCIFSGSCFHSKNDATDPLRLLPRLNAALTPILYICGCSPLRATLLTKVWRPCCRRRLVSWMTRPH, from the coding sequence AGCTTTGGTAATGTGTTGTGGTTTCTTTTCAGTGTTTCCTTAGCTTCCAGCATCATCTTCCtcaacatgtctgtgtttgtctccataCTGCTGAACAGGGCTCTGCGCAGCGAGAACCGCTTCATGTACATGCTGAGCACCTGCTTCAGTGACATCTGCACCGGCGTTACTTATTACTATGTGGGTGTCCTGGATGTGAAGGACAACTTGGACTCACCTACTAGAACATATTTAATGTCGCCAATTTTTGTAGTTATGACCTACACGGCCATCCTGGCCGCGCAGGCCGACAGGTACCACGCTGTGGCGTCACCTTTTCAATACTCGCGGCGCATGACGCGTAACAGAACCGTGGTGGTCATCTGTGCGTACTGGCTCTTTGGCTTCCTCCTCGTGGCTGTGAATAACCTGGTCGCAGTCGACGTGGCCAGACAGATCTGGGGCATTGGCTTGTTACTGAGCAACATCTTCACAGTGATTATAATGATAGGACTTAACATCAGGCTGTTCATCATAGCCAGGttccagctggagaaggagcccCCCTCCGTGGAGAGGGACACCAAGCGCTCCTCGGTGTATCTCATACTGGTGGTGGTTATGTTCTTTCTGGCTACGTTGCTTCCCATCTTATGTTATCATATAGTCTGTATCTTCTCTGGCTCGTGCTTCCACTCTAAGAATGATGCCACCGACCCTCTGCGTTTATTACCCCGACTGAACGCTGCCCTCACCCCCATCCTGTACATCTGCGGCTGCTCCCCGCTCAGAGCCACGCTGCTCACCAAGGTGTGGAggccctgctgcaggaggag